The Bifidobacterium actinocoloniiforme DSM 22766 genomic sequence GACCACGACCAGCGCTTTGCTGGCCCATATCCTGTCCACTGCGGGCCGCGGACCCCTGGCTGACCCCTCCTATGCGGTGGGCGGTTCCATTCAATCCGCCCAAGGCCCGCAGGACGGGGGCCACTTGGGCTCCGGCCAGGTTTTGGTGGCAGAGGCCGACGAGTCGGATGGCTCCTTTGAGAAATACCATCCTCACATTGCTGTGATCACGAATGTGGAAGCCGACCATCTGGACCACTATGGCAGCGCCGAAGCCTTCCAAGCGGCCTTCGCCGAGCATGCGCGCCATGCTCAAGGCTGGGTCGTGGTCTGTGGGGACGATGACGGAGCGCGAAGCCTCCTGGCGCACTTGCGCGGCGACTGCCCGGCCCGGGTGGTGGTCTATACAACGGCTGACGAGGATCAGATTGACGAAGAAGGCTGGGATTCCTGGGCCCATGTGGCCCGTATCGAGGCTGAGCGGGAGAGTGCCGGCTCGGGTGCCGAACGCTTCCAACTGGAGCTTCCCCCCGGGTTGGGGGATCGCTCCGACGAGGACGTGGACGGGCGGACCCTGTCCGTCGAGCTGGCTGTGCCAGGCATCCACAACGCCCGCAACGCCAGCGCAGCCATCATCGCGGCCATCCTGCTTGGCATGAACCCCACCGATGCATGCACGGCCGCCTCTTCCTTCCAGGGCGCCTCCCGTCGTTTCGAGGTCAAAGGGCAGGAACGCGGCGTCACCGTTGTGGACGACTACGCGCACCATCCCACCGAGATCGCCGCTCTTTTGGCGGCTGCCCGCCGCCGTTACCCGCGCTCGCGCATCCACGTCCTCTTCCAACCCCACCTGTATTCGCGCACGCGATTTTTCGCCAGTCAGTTCGCCCAGGCCCTCGCGGCGGCGGACGATGTGGTCGTCACTGGCATTTACCCGGCCCGCGAGCGCCAGGAGGACTTCCCGGACGTAGGGCCGGAGACGATTGTGCGCAACTGGCAGCGGCTGGAGGGCTCATCTAAGGCTGATTCAGCGGGGCAGGGCCGGGGCTGCCGCATGGAGACCGTCGAGAATCTTCGGGAAGGCGCGGAACGGTTGGCGGACCGCGCTCGCAAAGGCGATGTGATAATCACCGTAGGGGCCGGCGATGTGACGCGGATGGGCGCAGTGATCCTGAACCGCCTGGCCGATGAACCCGAGCGCGGAGGGAAGAGTCCTACATGAGTCGGCGTATTGCGAGCTCAGGCGCTTCCTCGGGCGAGGGGGAGGAGGTTCAACGCGGTCAAGGAGCTTCCTCCAGTCGTTTGGCCGCCGGTCGCTCAGCAGCGAATCGAGCGGACAAGGCAGGGGCGCAGAAAGGCAAGCCCCGGCTCCGCCGCCGTTCAGCGAGCGGTGCGGCTCAGCGCTCGAAGGGCGCTCGGAAGGCCTCAACCACGCAGGGTGATGTTCCCGTGCGCATCGGCCAAGGCGCATCAAGGGCCTCCAAAGCCTCCAGGGCGTCCAAAGCGCCGAAACGCGCCTTGCGGACCGACGGCATCAGCAAAGGCGTAACGCGTTCGGCTGGTGGTCGCGAGTTGGCCCGCCGGACGCGCGAACCCCGCGAAGTGGTCGGATCAGGCACCGGCACCGGCCCGGTTTCAGCGCGGGCAGACCGTCGGGTCGCCAGCGGCCGCACCAGGTCCTCTTCCGGTGATTTCGTCGACGCGCGCGCCCTTCAGTCCGACGATGCGATCCTGGAGACGATGACCAGCCCAAAGAGCCAAGGCATCGGCGTCTTCGTCAAACCCAAGGTGGTGGACTTCAAAGCCCGCTTGCTTGAACGGCAGAGGGCCCGCAGGCGTACGCTGGCCATTCGATGGGGCGTTGCGCTCGCCTGCGTCACGGCGGTCACCGCCCTGGTCTGGCTCCTATGCTTTTCGCCAGCGCTGGTCATGCAAGCGGAACATATCCATGTCTCGGGCGGTAATCAGTGGGTTTCCAACGAGGAAATAGTTGATATTGTCAGGCGTCAGGACGGGCGCTCGCTGGTCCTCGTCTCCTCAGGTGGGATCGAAGGGGAAATCAAGGCCCTGCCCGGGGTTACCGACGCCAAAGCCTCAAAACGTTTCCCCCATGGGATGGACGTGACCTTCAAAGCCCAGGAGCCAGCCGCGGTCCTGAAGTCAGCGGACGGCAAGATTACCGCGGTCGACAAGAACGGTCGGGTTCTCAATGCGGTCGGCGCATCCGCCAAGGGCATCCCGCAAATCGAAGTGAGCTCGGTCGACAAGGGAGTGTCCGATCACGCCGTGCAGCAGGCCTTGAAGATTCTGGCCGCCCTTCCTGAGCCGATGCGGCAAGCGGTCACCAAGGTCACCGCCAAGACCCAGGATTCCGTCACCACCGAGCTGGACGGCGGTCAGCGCGCCATCATCTGGGGCGATGCCTCAGACCTCAAACTCAAAATGGCGGTAGTGGACAAAATCATCAATGACCCTTCGAAGATAGGAGACAAACACCAGGTCGATGTCTCCGCCCCCCTGCGGCCCATCATCAAATAGCAAGTAAACCGCGCTTATTTGCCTGCCATCAGCAGGTCGGTGTCAATCGGGATGGTGACCGGACCATCGTTGAGCAAGCGCACGCGCATATGCGCTCCGAACCGCCCGGTCTTTACGGCCAGCCCATGCCCCTCCAGCGCCCGGTTGAGCTGCTCCCATATGGCTTTAGCGTTTCCAGGTTCGCCCGAGTCCACAAAGCTGGGCCTGTTGCCTTTCTTGATATCGGCAAAGAGCGTGAACTGCGAGACTGACAGCACCTGACCGCCCACGTCCAGCACCGACTTGTTCATCTTTCCGACCTCGTCCCCGAATATGCGCATATTCGCGATCTTGCGCGCCGCATACTCTACCTGCGCGTCCCCGTCCGAGTCCGCCACGCCGACCAGCAGCAGCAAGCCGTGGCCTATCCTCTGCTCCTCGAAAGACGTGTCCGGTTTCCCGCTGATTTCGTCGACGACATCAACACCGGCTTCGCTCACCCGCTGCACGATAATCTTCATGCCTTAAGTCTAAGCCAGCCCCGACCCGATGATGTTCCGCCTTGAGGACGGCCGCCAGCCGGTTTGCAAGCTTGATTTGTCAAGGCCGACAGTCTCCCGTCTCCTGCGATTCTCACGTGACCAAGGACTGGTGCGACTGGAGATAGCCGATCCCGCGAAGGACCGCGAAGCCGCTGCATCTCGTTTGGAGGCTAAGTATGGTCTTAAAAAAGCCTTGCTCGTCTACGACGCGTCGCACGACCGGAGGATACTCAACGAGAAGTTAGGCGAACGGGCGGCGGGATACCTGGCCTCCATTGTCCGAGACCACGATCGCATAGGCATCAGCTGGGGGAGGGCCCTGGAGGAGGTGGCCAATCATCTGCGTCCCAGCAGCTGCAAGGATGTTTCGGTGGTTCAGCTCAAAGGCAGCGTATCCGTCTCGGATATGAACAACTATGCCAACGATATCAGCAGGAACTTCGGTGCCGCCTTCCAGACCAACACCTTGGCGCTGCCATTGCCGGTGATCTTCGACAGCGCCGTGACCAAGGACATCGTGATGCGGGACCGGTTCATAGCGGATGTGTTCGCTGCCGGGAAAGCGACCAACATCGCCATATTCACCTGCGGCACCGTTCGAAACGATGCCATGCTGTTCAAGCTGGGCTACTTGGATAAGAGCGAGACAGCGCGCCTGCAGGCCCATGCGGTCGGCGATGTCATCTCCCACTTCATCACCGCCGACGGCTCCCTGGCTGACGCTGACATTGATGCTAAAACGGTGAGTTTGCCCCTTGGCGAGGTGAAGGAGAAGGAGTACTCCATCTTGGTGGTCGGCGCCGCGCCCAAGATCTCGGCCATACGGGGCACCTTGCTGGGTGGCTACGCCAACGTCCTGATCACTGACTACGAATCCGCCCTGAGTTTTCTGGCCTAGTGCGATGCCGCGCGACCCTAGTGACTCCAGGCGCTCGCTGCCATGCGCATGAGAGCGTCCGTCGGTTTCGTGCGGTCGATCGATGGGAGCTTTCCGGCGTCCTTGCCGAAGGCTGACTTGGATAGGGGCGCGGGAATACATGGAGGCGGGGGAGTGTAGGGTATAGTGGAAGGCCTGGCGGCAACGCCATGTTTGATAATTGAATATTGGGGCTGATCGGTTTCGACGGTGACCTGTTCGTCGCAGGGAAGCGTGCCGAGAACGCGGGGGTCCACTCGTTAATGCCCTCCCGCAACAATCAAGTGCTAAATCTAACCGCACTGAGTTCGCTCTCGCTGCCTGAGTTTTAAACCAGGATTAACCAGCGAGCTACGGCTCCGTTCACTCTCTTTCGTTTCCGGGGAGATGCTGAGCGTCATTTAGGAGACTTGCTTGAGCTGCCGCGTCACAGGACGGCTCAGGGACTTTTACTGTGACTATGCCCGCCATCCGCCGTCTGCGGTATGGGTGGGGGCAGAAAAACAGCCATACGGCCAGCAGACTACGCACGTAGAAGACTGAGGGTACGGTCACCGGACCGGGGTTCAATTCCCCGCAGCTCCACCAACATCGAAGCGCCATCCCGTGAGGGGTGGCGCTTTTTCGTTGCAATATCAGTAGTTTTGAGCCATTCTTGCGCGCGCTCCTATAATGGGTTACGCGGGGTTAAAGAGGCTTAAAAGGGGCTTCTAATTGGACAGCTAATTGGACAGGATTGGTCATGGGAAGAACGAGGGCATTCGGCAGCATCGCCTACAAGCCATCCAAGCAACGGCTCACACGGATCGTGGCATCCTTCCTGACCCCGCAGGAAGCGTTCGCCACATGGCCCAATCTGGCCGAGCGGCAAAGCAAGTCATTTCCGCCTGGCCAGGAGGACGAGGCGCGAGCCTGGTTGAGCATGGCGCACAAGAAGATAGAGGCCGGAGTATGGGAGCCTCCTGTGGCAGTCAAACAACGGGAGAAGTCGGCCCGTCTTACACTGGGGGAGTACTTCCCACAATGGCTCGAGGACCGCACCTTCAAGGGGCGGCCGTTGAAAGCAGGCACCCGGTACCGGCTGAGGAAGGATGTTGAGAACCACATTCTGCCTTGGTTCGGTGCCATGCGCCTCATCGACATCACCCAGGCCGAAATAGACCGTTGGCTAGCCTCCATGCCCGCAGAGCAGACCGCTATGAAGTCCAACGCGTTGAAGGCGCTGCAAGCCATCCTCAGATCCGCAAGCCAACCCGGCCTGCACGGAGAGCCAGCCTTGATTCCCGTGTACCCGTGCACCAAGTCCCTGCCCAAGCCCGAACGGCGCAGCCAGACTGTGCCCGCCACGCCGGAACAGGTCAAGGCCATTTATGACGCCATGCCTGAACGCTATCGTATGGCCGTTTACTTGGCCGTGTTCGGTGACGGGCTGCGCATAGGCGAGGTGTGTGCGCTGCAACGGCGGGACATCGACCTCACCTCACGGACGCTGCATATCCGTCGCGGGCGCGTGACCATGGATCGCTCGAAGACGACCGACACACCCAAGACCGACCGCAGTATCCGCGACGAGCGCATACCGCCCCAACTGGTTCCATTGCTCCAGGACTTCCTCGCGGAATACGTAGGCTCAGCGGGAACGGCATGGCTCTTCCCGAAAGTGAAGGATTCTTCCGCACCCGTGCATCCCAACTCTTTGCGCGCCTGGTATGACGACGCCAGGAAGGAAGCCGGCCGACCTGATCTGCGCTTCCACGACCTGCGCCACACCGGCCTGACCTGGCTGGCGGCCGAGGGTGCCACCGTCCGCGAGCTCATGGATGCGGCCGGCCACGCTGACGTGAACACTGCCATGCGCTACCAGCATTCCCTCGACACCCGAAAGGACCTGCTGGCCGAGCGCCTGGGCGACAAACTCCTGCCGGACGAGACGCCGGAGATTCTGCGAGCGCGGATCGCAGATCTCGAAAAGAGGATTCGGAAGATGCAGCGGGAGAGGCGAAGCCTGCGCGAAAAGTTGAAAACGCTGGAGGCACAACTCTAGAACGCAGAAAAGCGCCCCCGCCTCCGGCAAACCCGGAGAACGGGGGCGCTTGGTTATGGTGGTTGTCTACTTGCTGGCGATTTTCCGGACGCTAGCACCGGAGTCAACCTCGGGCAGGCCGGCGATGCTGGTCAGCACGCTCAGCACGGCGGCCAGGGCCGCGGTGCCGGCGATCAGGCTCCAGTCCACGCCGCCGATGGTGGCTGCGCTGGCTGGGATCGCGGCCACGGCGGCCTGGGCGGCGGTCTTGACGGCGCGTACGCACGCGGCCCGCGCCCAGTCGGCCAGCGAGGATGCTGCCGGCGGGTCAGGCTGGTTGGCTGTCGCGTGTTGGGGCATGGTGTTGGTCATGATGGTCTCCTTAGAAGGGGTTGGCGTCGGATATGGCGAGTTGGAGGCGGTCGAGGGGTTCGCCGAGCATGCCGGCCCAGCCGTCGTACGCGTCGTAGGTGCTGCCATCGTCGCAGCACACGTCCAGCCAGCCGGCCCTCGCGGCGGTCTGCGCGCGGTAGTAGACCTGGCTGACTAGGCCGTCGGGGCTGGTGTAGTAACACTGCACCCCGTCGATGGCCTGGCCGGGCACGCCCGCGCATCCGTTCACGGTGTCGTTGATGTCGCCGTGGTCGATCCAGTCCAGCCAGTCGCGCCCGGCGTGGACGCGGTAGCGCAACTGGCCTCGGTCCACGCGGATGGCGAGCAGGTCGTGGCTCGTGCAGGGCAGACCCGCATAGCCGTCAGCCCCCAGGCCGAAATCGGTGACCTCGGGCAGCCAGCCGCCGCCGGCCACACGCAGTCGATAGTGGATGGGGACCGTGAGCGGCCTGGTGGGGTTGGTGTCACCGCTGGAGGCGGGAGCCGTCGGCTCGGGGCGACGGTCGGGCCGTGGGGGCGTGGACCCAGTGTCGGGCAGGCCACGGGCTATCCGGTCGATGCGTCCAAGGTCATACGTGCCCGGGCAGGCGGTGTTGAACCAATGATTGTGCGGATGCAGGGGCAGGTCACCGTAGGCGGCGCGCAGGTCGCGCACCAGCTCCGCGATGGTTTGGTAGTCGCCGTCCGACTGGCGCGGGTTGCACTCGATGCTGATGGACTTGTCGTTGCCACCGGAGCCGACGCCCACCCCATCGCCGCACGCCCAGGCCCGGTCCCCGGGGGCGACCAGGCAGGCCACGCGGCCGGCCTCGGCGACGTAATGCGCCGACGTGCCGCGAGCGCCGGACGTGAAGGTTTGGATGACGCCCTCGAAGGTGGGGTTGGAGGCGGGGTCGCCCCACCAGTGGATGGTGATGGAGTCGATTCCGTAGGGCCGGCCCGGCGTGTAGCACGCCGCGTCGTATTGGGTGATGTCCTGGTAAGCCATGATGGCTCCCTTCCGATAGGTGAGGCCGTCCCTGGGATTAGGGGCGGCAAAGGTGTTGCGGGGCCGATCACGCGGCCAGCACGAGGATGGCGAGCAGGAGGCGCAGGAGGCGGTCCAGGGCCATGCCAGCCAGCCAGACCAAATCGGTGAGAGCGACGCCCGCCAGGGCCATGCCGGCCAGGAGGGTCAGGGCGATGGCGGTGATGGTGCGGCGTCTCATGCGGGCCCTTCCTGGTGGTAGGGGTGGTCGTCGGACACGTTGGCCACCATGATCTGTCGGTGCAGTTCGGTGCCGGTGCCGTTGCCTCCCAGAGCGTGGTAGGCGTCGTAGACCTGGTCGGCCTCGTCCTTGATTTCGACGGGCATGGGCCGGCCTGCCTGGACGAAGCGTTCGTGGATGGCGACCAGCTCGCCTTTCATGAGGGCGCGCATCCCTTGCTCCATCGCTTTCTGTCGGTCGTCCTGGGCCTGGGTCTGGCGTTGGGCTTTGAGCTCCTTGTTCTGCCGGTATTGCAACCAGCCCACCCAGATGAGGGCTGCGCTGTTGATGAGGGCCACGATGATTGCGTCGGACAGGTCGATGGGCATTAGGGGTACCTTTCGCTGGGTGGAAACCCACACGGCCCAGCCTCCGTAATGAGCCTGGGCCGTGTGGGTTTCTGATGTTGTTGTGTGGGTTACGAGAGCGGCCTGCGCCGGCATATCCTGCCCTTTCGCCGCGGCCTGTTTGTTGGCTTGTGATGGGATTACAACGCCCCCCAAATGCCGGTCAGGGGCACCGGGATCACGGCCTCCAGCAGCGTCTGCATAAGCTCGGACATGAGTGATGCGGATCCCCCTTACACGGCGGTCAGCGGGTTATACGAGAACTGGGCGTTGTAGAATTTGTTGTCGTTACTCGCGCCGAAAATGTCGCCAACCCAGGTGAAGTCCCTGCCATCCCACTTGCCCTGCCACACCAGGTTGTCGTCGGTCAGGCCCGTGAAGGTCGTCCACACGCCCAGACGGGAGGCGTTGTCGATCCAGAACAGCAGCCGGGCACCGGAATTATGCTGGGGCCGCCCCGCGCGTATGCGCGCGTGCAGCACTCCACTGGTGAGGACCGCCGAACCCCCAGCTCCGGTGATGTTGTCCGTGCCCGCCACCAGGCGCAGCTCCCGATCCCGCCACATGGTGTCGCCGCCATGCAGGACCGCCGACGCGATCAGCCTGCCGAACGTGTCCGCCAGGGCGTCGCCCGGGTGGATGTCCACATAGCCCGGGTCCGCGATCCCCCACGACCAGGCCCCACGCACCGTCTGCACCTGCGGCACCTGCACCGCGGCCCGCATCGACCGGTCGTACACGCGCCTCAGCTCGTTGGTCGGCCAGGACGAGTCCCACATCGCCGGCACGAACACGACCTGCGCGCCGGGGAACAGGTCCACTGCATGCTGCAGGGTCGCCCGGATCGCCTCCTGGTAGGAATCCTGGCCCGACACGCTGCCGTCGTTGCGCCCGCCGCCGATCAGCACCACCGCCACCCGGTCCAGGCTGTCCTGCAGGTCCGCCGCGGCCGTGTCCAGCTGCGCCGTGAACCGGTCGCCGGAACCGCCCAGCATGCCCGACCCGCTCACCGCGTAGTTACGGCACTCCAGGCCGAGCATGTCCGCGCAACGGCGCGTCATGCTCATGGTCGCCTGGTTGGAGGTACGGAAGCCCGCCATGTACGAGTCCCCGACGCCCACCAGGATCGTGCGGGGCGTCACCAGCCCACCATGCCAGGCCAGGAGTGCGTCCTGCGTCCTCGACCCCTTCCGCCCGATCAGGCCCGCCAAGGCCGCATCCGCCTGCAAGCCCGCCTGGTCGGCGAACGCCTCCGCCTCGTCACGCGCCTTGACCGCCTCATCCCTCGCCTGCCGGGCCTGTGGGGTGATATCCCCCACAGGCCCTGGAATCCCTACCGTCTTCTTATCTGTAATCTGATCAACCACAAACAGCTCCTTCTATATGTCAATCTTCTAAAGTCCAGTAGCCCCAGCCCAGAATTTCCGTGACCCCAGCTCGACTGGCGATAATCTTCCACGCTCCCATCCGTCGGGCCTGCCATGCCGCGCCAGTAAAAGCGTCAGGCGGCACATACACGGCCGCCAATCCATCTACCCCGTGCGCGTCACATCCTCGCTCATACCAGAACTGCCCGTCTAGGGAGAGCATCTGATAGGAGCATTGCCAATCTGAGAGGTCTACCGATTCGAAGGGCCCATTAAGCTTGGACTGTCGCTGCCAGCGAGCGCCGATACGGTTTGTTGCGCCGCGTAGGAGTAGGATGTCTTGTCTGCCTATGTTTTCAGCTAGTACTCCGTTACCCATAATGCTCCTCTCAGGTTCGCATGAATTGCGTGTAGGTGTTGAGTCGGGCGGTGTTGGTGGCGAAAGCTGGGTAGCTGCCGTTGAGGCCTTGCATCTGCAGTACTACGGAGA encodes the following:
- the murC gene encoding UDP-N-acetylmuramate--L-alanine ligase, encoding MSQQSTSSLRPDALDPTSRVFESGKPTLQDLGRTHFIGIGGAGMSVLALMLKQAGLEVTGSDRQSSAKTRELEGLGIPVSIGQAAGNVTGARTVVWSSAIKPDNPEIMAARANGSVLAHRSDILALLLASHTGVTVAGAHGKTTTSALLAHILSTAGRGPLADPSYAVGGSIQSAQGPQDGGHLGSGQVLVAEADESDGSFEKYHPHIAVITNVEADHLDHYGSAEAFQAAFAEHARHAQGWVVVCGDDDGARSLLAHLRGDCPARVVVYTTADEDQIDEEGWDSWAHVARIEAERESAGSGAERFQLELPPGLGDRSDEDVDGRTLSVELAVPGIHNARNASAAIIAAILLGMNPTDACTAASSFQGASRRFEVKGQERGVTVVDDYAHHPTEIAALLAAARRRYPRSRIHVLFQPHLYSRTRFFASQFAQALAAADDVVVTGIYPARERQEDFPDVGPETIVRNWQRLEGSSKADSAGQGRGCRMETVENLREGAERLADRARKGDVIITVGAGDVTRMGAVILNRLADEPERGGKSPT
- a CDS encoding SGNH/GDSL hydrolase family protein, whose product is MVDQITDKKTVGIPGPVGDITPQARQARDEAVKARDEAEAFADQAGLQADAALAGLIGRKGSRTQDALLAWHGGLVTPRTILVGVGDSYMAGFRTSNQATMSMTRRCADMLGLECRNYAVSGSGMLGGSGDRFTAQLDTAAADLQDSLDRVAVVLIGGGRNDGSVSGQDSYQEAIRATLQHAVDLFPGAQVVFVPAMWDSSWPTNELRRVYDRSMRAAVQVPQVQTVRGAWSWGIADPGYVDIHPGDALADTFGRLIASAVLHGGDTMWRDRELRLVAGTDNITGAGGSAVLTSGVLHARIRAGRPQHNSGARLLFWIDNASRLGVWTTFTGLTDDNLVWQGKWDGRDFTWVGDIFGASNDNKFYNAQFSYNPLTAV
- a CDS encoding cell division protein FtsQ/DivIB — encoded protein: MSRRIASSGASSGEGEEVQRGQGASSSRLAAGRSAANRADKAGAQKGKPRLRRRSASGAAQRSKGARKASTTQGDVPVRIGQGASRASKASRASKAPKRALRTDGISKGVTRSAGGRELARRTREPREVVGSGTGTGPVSARADRRVASGRTRSSSGDFVDARALQSDDAILETMTSPKSQGIGVFVKPKVVDFKARLLERQRARRRTLAIRWGVALACVTAVTALVWLLCFSPALVMQAEHIHVSGGNQWVSNEEIVDIVRRQDGRSLVLVSSGGIEGEIKALPGVTDAKASKRFPHGMDVTFKAQEPAAVLKSADGKITAVDKNGRVLNAVGASAKGIPQIEVSSVDKGVSDHAVQQALKILAALPEPMRQAVTKVTAKTQDSVTTELDGGQRAIIWGDASDLKLKMAVVDKIINDPSKIGDKHQVDVSAPLRPIIK
- a CDS encoding holin produces the protein MTNTMPQHATANQPDPPAASSLADWARAACVRAVKTAAQAAVAAIPASAATIGGVDWSLIAGTAALAAVLSVLTSIAGLPEVDSGASVRKIASK
- the dtd gene encoding D-aminoacyl-tRNA deacylase; translation: MKIIVQRVSEAGVDVVDEISGKPDTSFEEQRIGHGLLLLVGVADSDGDAQVEYAARKIANMRIFGDEVGKMNKSVLDVGGQVLSVSQFTLFADIKKGNRPSFVDSGEPGNAKAIWEQLNRALEGHGLAVKTGRFGAHMRVRLLNDGPVTIPIDTDLLMAGK
- a CDS encoding peptidoglycan recognition protein family protein is translated as MAYQDITQYDAACYTPGRPYGIDSITIHWWGDPASNPTFEGVIQTFTSGARGTSAHYVAEAGRVACLVAPGDRAWACGDGVGVGSGGNDKSISIECNPRQSDGDYQTIAELVRDLRAAYGDLPLHPHNHWFNTACPGTYDLGRIDRIARGLPDTGSTPPRPDRRPEPTAPASSGDTNPTRPLTVPIHYRLRVAGGGWLPEVTDFGLGADGYAGLPCTSHDLLAIRVDRGQLRYRVHAGRDWLDWIDHGDINDTVNGCAGVPGQAIDGVQCYYTSPDGLVSQVYYRAQTAARAGWLDVCCDDGSTYDAYDGWAGMLGEPLDRLQLAISDANPF
- a CDS encoding sugar-binding transcriptional regulator codes for the protein MSRPTVSRLLRFSRDQGLVRLEIADPAKDREAAASRLEAKYGLKKALLVYDASHDRRILNEKLGERAAGYLASIVRDHDRIGISWGRALEEVANHLRPSSCKDVSVVQLKGSVSVSDMNNYANDISRNFGAAFQTNTLALPLPVIFDSAVTKDIVMRDRFIADVFAAGKATNIAIFTCGTVRNDAMLFKLGYLDKSETARLQAHAVGDVISHFITADGSLADADIDAKTVSLPLGEVKEKEYSILVVGAAPKISAIRGTLLGGYANVLITDYESALSFLA
- a CDS encoding site-specific integrase is translated as MGRTRAFGSIAYKPSKQRLTRIVASFLTPQEAFATWPNLAERQSKSFPPGQEDEARAWLSMAHKKIEAGVWEPPVAVKQREKSARLTLGEYFPQWLEDRTFKGRPLKAGTRYRLRKDVENHILPWFGAMRLIDITQAEIDRWLASMPAEQTAMKSNALKALQAILRSASQPGLHGEPALIPVYPCTKSLPKPERRSQTVPATPEQVKAIYDAMPERYRMAVYLAVFGDGLRIGEVCALQRRDIDLTSRTLHIRRGRVTMDRSKTTDTPKTDRSIRDERIPPQLVPLLQDFLAEYVGSAGTAWLFPKVKDSSAPVHPNSLRAWYDDARKEAGRPDLRFHDLRHTGLTWLAAEGATVRELMDAAGHADVNTAMRYQHSLDTRKDLLAERLGDKLLPDETPEILRARIADLEKRIRKMQRERRSLREKLKTLEAQL